In Pygocentrus nattereri isolate fPygNat1 chromosome 3, fPygNat1.pri, whole genome shotgun sequence, the DNA window GGTGTTGACAAAATAATCGTGATTATGATTTGTACCTTAATCAAGCTGGCCTAGTGGATTGTGTCATAACACGTTGGCTTGCCATGACGAGATAAAGAGTTTTTAAGCTCAACACAGATGTTTTCTGGATAGCCAACAGTCTTATAACTATGATGCGTATTCAGAGGAATTAAAAATCTTGAGCCATTTttctgggcaatatgacaacattTACCATGAATGTGATTAATTCTGTTGGATGGAGTGCAGTGATAGTATGTAAAGCgtttaataaaaatcatttgtactcatttcttttaaatatatattttttaaatatactgaCAATAGTTTGCCTGATCCAACATATGGGATGTCAAAAAATGAGTACAAATGACTTTTcatggttttggatagtaaacaaaatgacctttttcattatagacatcacaacccctggttcccatcatgaCCACTATAAGGGAATCTTAGGGATCTTAAGGGAGTCTTGTTTGCATGGCCTTGTTTGCCTCTCACCTCTcagtgatttaattatgcagaaatttatcatttattttgatttttatcCACAGATCCTGCCTAAAATCACGATTTCAAGATGGTGTCTAGATATGTCTGACGTTTCTTtggaaaaatgggaaaaatgagCTACAACCAATTCTTCTCTCCTgctggttcttcttcatgcatAGCAACAGCACAGCTGTCCATGAAGAGCCCTCGGTCAGTAGAGAGAAACATTCTTCTTATGGGTCCCCCCGGGGCGGGGAAGACCTCTGTAGGCTGCATTTTGGCTGACAGGCTTGGAATGCCCATCATTGACATAGACGATGATGTTCTGGAGAGGATGTGGGGGATGCCTGTGGCGGAGAAGCTGGCTGAAGTCGGAGGGGAGCGTTTTTTGGATGAAGAGGGCCAGGCTGTGTGTAATTCCTCTGCCACTGGGTGCGTGATCTCGCTGACCGGCTCCAATCCGCTCCACCCGGACACCATGCTCCACCTGAAACTTTCTGGACTCGCTGTGTATGTTGACGTGGATGAAGATGACATTATCAAGAGGCTCTCCAGAATGAAAGTGAACAGGATCGTGGGTCAGGATTCTGGTGTCTCCATGAGGGAGACTTTACAGTACAGGAAGCAGTTTTATGAGAAGTGGTCAGACACAGTGTTCTGCGGTAGAGGGGAGAGTCTTGAGGAAGTGGTGGAGAAGGTCCTTCAAGTTCTGGCTAGATATCAGAGTCAGAGACTTTTACCTCAACGAGGAGCCAGCCTGGACCATCTGGTGGCCTGAAGTTCTTCGGCGATGTTGTTGTGGAGGGACTAGCTCCAGATGGAGGCCTGTATGTGCCTAGTAAAGGCTTCCCGAAACTGGAACCTTCTGAATGGCTCAGATTAGCCAAAATGTCTTATCCTGAGCGAGCGCTAGTCATACTGGAAAAGTGCATACATCCGATGCATATCTCTCCTTTAGAGCTTCGCTCCATGGTGAACCGGGCCTATGGGGAGAACTTTGCCAGTGAATCAGTAGCACCTGTTAAACAGCTGACTGAGGAACAGTATGTCCTGGAGCTCTTCCATGGCCCAACCGCATCCTTCAAAGACCTGGCCTTGCAGTTAATGCCGCAGATATTTGCCCACTGCCTTCCGCAGATGTGCAGAATTACCTGGTCCTGGTGGCCACGTCTGGAGATACAGGCAGTGCTGTTCTCCGTGGGTTCAGCATCCTTAAAGGGAGTGACAGGATTGGTTCGTTGGTGTTTTTCCCAGAAGATGGGGTGAGCCTCATTTAGAAACTGCAGATGACCGCATATAAGGAAGGAAACGTCCGGTCTGTGAGCGTCCTTTCTGACTTCGACTTCTGCCAGAGGAGCATCAAGAGGATGTTTGGACACTCTAGCCTGACTGGTCACTTGGCTGTTGAGTATGCTACTGTTCTAAGCACGGCTAACTCCATAAACTGGGGACGCTTGCTTCCGCAGGTTGTTTACCACTGCTCTGCGTACCTGGACCTGCTCAGAAGGGGAGCGGTCACATTCGGCAATCCGATTGACGTCTGCATCCCCACCGGAAACTTCGGCAATGCCATGTCCGCAATCTATGCGAAACAAATGGGCATTCCAATAAGGAACTGTGTAATCTCTGACTTCATCTCTACCGGACAGGATGATCTACGTGGCAGGAAGCTGGTTGTATCAATTTCTCCCGCTATTGACATTCTGAAGTCCTCAAATCTCGAGAGGTTCATGTATCACACCTCCGGTGGGGACATCGATCTTGTCCGAGGTTTGTTTATGAGCCTTGAGAAGCAGCAGTGTTTTGCAGTGTCTGAGGACTTACTGCAGAGGATACAGCAGGACATCCAGGCTGGCTGGTGCTCAGAGGAAGACTGTCTGACCACCATCCACAAAGTATACTCTGAAACAGGCTATATAATGGACACCCACACAGCTGTGGCCAAAGCGGTGGCTGACCGGATGCATGACAGGACGTGTCCTCTCGTGTTGTGCTCCACCGCACACTACGGCAAGTTTGCCAAGGCTGTTCTCAAAGCTCTCCAATGCTCCAGCATTCCAGATCACCCTGTGGAGCAGCTAAACATGCTCTGCTCTATTGGCGGTATAGAGAAAATGCACAAAGCTCTGTATAAGTGCCTGAGAGATGGACTGAACCAGCCTCATACAGTGTGCCTTCTGAATGTTTATATGTAACGTTGAGTGTAAATCAGAAAAAATCCATTTTCTTTGACGATTATTTTGCCACCATGAATAAAAACGTTTTAGGGGAAACCTTTGTAAGAACTATCATGACACAATGTCTAGGGCATCAGGccgtgaattcataaccatttcatgtagtaactctctgtgagggagcttttagaggcggacgtctggttcctatcaccaccactgtgaacagttctgactccgTAAGTTTCTCTtgaacagcatttcacaccaaaccgctcagaatgactctgtttacattttaaccttttaatgatgcagatattttttaaaaattggtggaattcctcatTATGGAGGATGGTACTTTTCAAACCTGTCCACTAGATGGTGCTGTCTACCTGCGTTatctaaaattactttttttaaggCCTAAAAATTCACAGTCCACGCTTCATAACTGTATAACTTGCACACTAGTTTGACTAGTTGCtgaatagtaataatagtaactGATTATTAATtagcctgcagtttaagggaATATGTCAGTGTTATTGAAGTCCATGACTGTACAGTTTAGTGTGTTCTCAGTTTCTGATACATTTGATTTTACTAAGCAGCgtattattttcataaaaaaaaagatttataaaGCTACTTTAATACGTTCTCAAATGTAATAAgataaaatgaatgtattaaataaattataatgaCAATGTCTAATAAAATAATTCTGCTGTCGGTCAGTGCACACATAGTTACAGGAGGTCAACCTAGTATGGTAGTACTAAAAGTAATAACACTATAGTAGTCATAATAGTGTGGTAGTATTGATAATAACAGATTAATAATAACCCTGTTTAGAGAACAGTGTTATTCAAGCCCATGACTGTACAGTTTAGTGTGTTCCCTGTTTCTGATACACTTGattgaattatttaattattattttttacaggCTGCAAACAGTCGCTTAAAATTGTATAAAACTACAGATAATACATTCTCAAATGCAATAACATAAAATGAATGTATGACATAAAACATTATGAAGACATAAGTAATATAAAATAACtttattctgctgtttttattttagtcatatagtcatattgctgctgttggtcAGTGGTTCAGCTTGAGTGGCTTTGCGCTGTTGTATTAAGATATTTTGCTTTTCTGCCAGTTTCTCACACAGCTTGTTTGGTTCTTTATGGCATTACTTGATCTCAGTTTCATTAAGTGAAGTCTGAAATATCTGGAGAAACTTGCACGCAACTCTGTGTTGCTTGAAACTTACACGAAACTTACAGAAAGTTGCACTTGAGTTGTATAATGTAAAGCATCCTCCAGCCCATTTGAAGTTTGTTTTGCTGCAACTTCTGTAATGTATCAGTAcgttcagttttaaaaataatcagtATTTTTGGTTCTTAATATCATTACTTGATCTCTGTTTCATTGGTTTTACTCATGCTGACCACAGTCTTGCTGTAGAttcatttcaaatttaaaaCAGTGGAATATCAGAACTATCCGGAAAGCTTTgtgttgcttgaaacctacatgaaacctACATGAACTTCTCCTCCAACTCATTTGAAGCTTGTTTTGCCACAACCTTCCGTAATGTGTCAGTACGAAATCCTTCTTTGTGAGTTAGCCTACTCTCCTGCCTGTGAGCACTGTATGTTCACATTTGCTAAATTAGGGTCAGAAAGACAAACAACACCccatgatggtaaaataatgtttattcTGGCAGATGCCTTCATGCCACATTCCACAATGTGCCTCCTCCAAAGATTTGGTCAACAAAGTGATGAGCCTCTGGTTTTGCTGTGTGAAGTGGAATCCCATTACTCCTCCACCCGTTTCCactgttcatcatgaaaagtCCACAGTAATAAGCAGAAACACCATCGATCTCTGAGCCTCCAGCTTCGTCCAGTCCGCGGGCCGAAGCAGGAGAACAAGAACGTTAACGTTCAAAATGCCGTATGTACAGGTAACACTCAGATATTAAGAGACTTAAATGATATTCGAGTAACATTTATACACCGAGCTGACGAGACTGGGATTTCACtcacaaaactactgtaaatgaAATACAGGTCGGTAAAGAACATTCAAGCTGTCAAAAAATACTACATGGAATATTCGAGCATTAAAAAATAGCTTGGAGTTGCAAAAAGATTTGCCAGCATGCACAATGAATGCATCAAGATTGAACATGAACGTTTCATTCAAATGAAGTGATGAAACAAATTTGAGCCTCAAGAGCtttcaaaaatgcaaaaaaaacaaacaaacaaaaaaacaaccaaacattTTTTCAGGTGCAGTGCTGCGCAAAAAAGTACAGAACTTCTGCTGCATTCGACTGAAGCTCCTAACTCAGAATTTAACTCAGAATTTCAGAATTCAGGAGAAGCCAATGAAGGCACCTTCCTAACTGGGAATTCTTGCTCAGAAAGCCGGGAAGGTTCTGCACATGAGGTGCTGCTAACGCACTCAATCGTAATAAAGTACCACTTTACTCTCAAAGGAGATTAGTAGTAGTTTCCTTATAGCGCTTACCATATAGACAGTCAAATCTATTCATTGACCATGAAGTCAGCTGTTTTGAGAAGATATCTACATTCTGAATGGTACAGTTATCACTCATATCATTGACGTTTGCCGGCCAGCTTGTTTCTAACAATCAAAGGGGAAAACTCAGTGGGTGTCGTGACCGAACGTTGCTCTAAAGTTCAGAAAAGTCCCAATTCAGGAGTTGCATCCTTCGGATGCCTCACTTCACGGCTGTACTGATATAAAGACGCCTTGATATACGGCCGAGAAGTGTGTCATTTTCTTTGGCAACGAAGGATCTGAACGGTGACTGAGGAGAAACTTTACATGTAAGTATTGGGTTGAATAGCGAACgatacaaatgttaaaaaagccaATGTAGGCTTCCAAAAACTAacgttttgttttatttgagtgAGCAAGGAGTCGATAGagagaagcatctccagctctaataaacataaaaagacGAAAAACTTAAATCAAAGTTTTTGGCtgcatctttaaagaacttgaCACGAACGGCGTTCCATGATGCGACTTGTAACAACGGGACCAGCGGTGCTGTGAAGCAAACGGGAAATCTGCCGTAGAGCAGACCTCATTCCGGTTGAGCCTTCGCAGGTCTACGCAGCCTTTGAAGGACGCCTTCATAGTCCACGTCCTTCCACGGTTGCAGTCCCTGAATTTCTGGGAGTTCTACATACGTCACTGACTATGAGTCACAGTCTAACCAGGGTTTGGTCTGTTGTTCGGAATGGAAAACAGTAGCGGCAGCTTTATGTCAGGACTCATTACCGAAAGGTTCCCAGTAAAACTATTACAAAGTAAAATGTAGGCCTGTGTGTAAACATGTCGTACAAACTTCCAATAAAACAACCTATTTTACAAGCTTTTGTTTCTGAGGGCTAAAAGTGTTAATGTGGCTCAAGGTTACTTCAGTGCTAACTCACTTCTAGAAACTACCACTAGCAAAAACTCGCACTATTGTAGCGATCCGAGTTTTGCCGTTTTATGGTGCGAACTGCAGGCCTATCTCTAGCACAGAGGAGAATTCCCGCTCTAACATCTTTCGGTTTACTCAAACGCTAGAGATCACTCCCGAGCCAGAACGAACGGGTTAAATCATGGTTTATAACCGCTAAAACACTTTTAAGATATAATAATACATTCacatcctgaacacagaacagcataaaacatttttacattgctgttatgtttttaagagcttttaaactcgaattataggagtttaaaacggcgcctcgtcctgtgagcgcgaacagccgaTGAGCTGCCCCGcttgctaaccaatcagcactcaaaacccgtttgctgtagaaaaaaggaaacatgcagGTAcgatttctttcctttcttggTTAAAtgcatccttctactttctaaaactaAAGGAACGCTCTaggcaagtgattagaaactattttaacttttcagttttagcccttgagctccattcactcccattcattgagggcTCACTCGGgggctgtttttgatataacgggggaaataggaagtggccaggctcctcataagcCGGCTCTATCTCTAGTCCTAACAGTGCAAACTCACGGCTTCCACGCTTCCACTTACGAGCTCGGCCGAACGCAGCAATAGTTTTATTTCTATGAGCGTGAAATTCCTGACATCTAGATTTTTCTTTCATTGGCATTTTTCTTATTCTATCTCCATTGCGCAGCACTGTATCCCATTAACACTCTCttggtaatattataatttatCTTATGTACAGGTTAGTTTTGGGCGTTATTAACAAAAGTTCTATAAAGTGGCTCTTCACACCCAAATGTGGGCGTGCCTTGGTTTAATACTGAGGTAAAGTTGAAATAATAAATTAGAATATCATGCTTCTTCATAACAAAGTCCCTTTTAATGGGCAAAATGGTATTTTAGCATGACATCGAAGCATCTGCTCACTGATTCAAACATGCACAAAATAAAGAGTCCTTTAAATTAAAGTCCACACTGAGACATGATATATTCACTAATGGTATATCATGGAATGTCTTCAACAGCAGTTGAGTTCTAGTGCACGGATGACGTAATTCCAGTGTCTGGTGGTTCCGAAATGAGCCTTAAATGACTGGTGGTGTATTTAAGGAGGCTCCTTGTGAAGGACTGCTTGCTCCCACAGTAAGGCACAGTGACTAAAACTAGATTATGTGCTTGGTTTAGCACTGAGAGACTACCACACCAAATAAAAGTTGAGCCAAGATCCAACAGTCTTCCAAAACTGTGATGGTCTATGCAGGTGATTAAATAAAT includes these proteins:
- the LOC108430991 gene encoding LOW QUALITY PROTEIN: threonine synthase-like 1 (The sequence of the model RefSeq protein was modified relative to this genomic sequence to represent the inferred CDS: inserted 1 base in 1 codon; deleted 2 bases in 1 codon; substituted 1 base at 1 genomic stop codon); translation: MGPPGAGKTSVGCILADRLGMPIIDIDDDVLERMWGMPVAEKLAEVGGERFLDEEGQAVCNSSATGCVISLTGSNPLHPDTMLHLKLSGLAVYVDVDEDDIIKRLSRMKVNRIVGQDSGVSMRETLQYRKQFYEKWSDTVFCGRGESLEEVVEKVLQVLARYQXSETFTSTRSQPGPSGGLKFFGDVVVEGLAPDGGLYVPSKGFPKLEPSEWLRLAKMSYPERALVILEKCIHPMHISPLELRSMVNRAYGENFASESVAPVKQLTEEQYVLELFHGPTASFKDLALQLMPQIFAHCLPQMCNYLVLVATSGDTGSAVLRGFSILKGSDRIGSLVFFPEDGVSLIXKLQMTAYKEGNVRSVSVLSDFDFCQRSIKRMFGHSSLTGHLAVEYATVLSTANSINWGRLLPQVVYHCSAYLDLLRRGAVTFGNPIDVCIPTGNFGNAMSAIYAKQMGIPIRNCVISDFISTGQDDLRGRKLVVSISPAIDILKSSNLERFMYHTSGGDIDLVRGLFMSLEKQQCFAVSEDLLQRIQQDIQAGWCSEEDCLTTIHKVYSETGYIMDTHTAVAKAVADRMHDRTCPLVLCSTAHYGKFAKAVLKALQCSSIPDHPVEQLNMLCSIGGIEKMHKALYKCLRDGLNQPHTVCLLNVYM